The genomic segment AGGTTAGATCTGTGCTTTTCAACTGTTTTAATACTTATGCAAAGATAATCGGAAATCCCCTTGTTTTTATTTCCTTCGGCAATAAGTTTTAAAATCTGCCTTTCCCTCTGGGTTAAAATATCCAAAGCTGTATCAGGTTCAGGGTCTTTTCTGCCATTTAGAAAATATTGTACCAGTCTTTCGGAAATTCCAGGACTGATATAGGTTTTGCCTGCAAGAACATTTTCAACAGCAAGCCTAAGTTCATTATGGGTTGCATCTTTGAGCAGATAACCATTTGCCCCGGCTTTCAAGGCTGCAAATACATATTCTTCAGCTTTGTGTACTGTGAGAACCAAAATCCTGGTATTTGGGGATATATTTTTTATTTCAGATATGGCATCAAGCCCGTCCATTTTTGGCATGGATAAGTCAATAAGCATAAGATCAGGCTGATACTGTCTTGCACATCTGACAGCATCCATGCCGTTTTCTGCTTCTCCTACAATATCAAAATCAGGATTAGAGCAAAGCATGGCACGCAGTCCTTCCCTTAGTATCCTGTGATCTTCAACAATTATCAGGCGGCTTTTCATATTATTTTAAATAACTATCTATAATTTCCTGGTATTTGCCCGAGGCTTTAACTGCTTTCAGGCCGTTGTTAAATTTTTCAATAATATCTTTTCTGTTCAGGCTTTTAGCAATAACAAAATATGAATTTCGTGATAAAACAGGATTTTCCAGGATTGAAAACATATTAAAATCAAGCTCCTCTTTCTGCCGGCAAAACATTTTAACAGCAGCAGCCCCGGGATTGAAAACACCTCCATCCAGTTTTCCAGCAGCTATTCTTACTAAACGCTGTGCATTATCATAATCTTCTTGAACATTGATCACCCCGCTGTCCACTGCCTTTTCCCAATCAATACCATAGCTGGTTGTTGCATAAATACCAATTGTTTTGCCTTTTAAATCTTCAAGATTTTCAAACTTGAATTCATTACCTTTTTTTACAGCAATAACAACCTGTTCCTCTAATACTGGATCAGAGTATTCAAATATTTTTCCCCGCTCCTCATTATAAAATAGTCCCATCAGGGCATTTTTACCCTCGGTACCTCCCTTATATGCTCTTTTCCAGGGCTGCAAGTCAATCTTGAATTGTATGTCTTTTACTTCTGAATTAACAGCTTTCATAATATCAATCCAGATGCCTTTCAAGGTTCCGTCTTTTTCTGTCCACTGCTTTGGGGGTTTATCAACATTACCATAAACAAGGATTGTTTCTGCATATACATTAGTAAAAAGAAAAACTGTAATTAATGCTGCTAAACAAACAAATTTCTTTTGAAAATTTTTCTGCATAGTAACCTCCTTTTAATTTGATTTCAGAGTTGCTAACATAAATTTATAATATTATCAACTCATCATTCTTTTAGTACAGCAGGAACTTTTTTAAAATTCAAGTTTTTAAAAATGAAATTGAAGTTGCTTTTGACAGATATGTTAAATTAAAATAAGTTTGATTTTATCAAACAAGGCGGCAAATAATCAGATTCAGCATATTATTTCAAATTTCAATATAATAAAAAAAGAGGTCTTAAAAAAAATATGAATAAATTCAAGAAATTAAAAATACTTCACCTGCTTAGTCAAAGACCTGATTCAACAGGAAGCGGTATTTATATCCAGGCCATGATCCGGGAATCTGAAGCCTGGGGACATGAAAATTTTCTTGTTGCCGGGGTTCAGGCTGACCACTGCACTGAAACCTTCTGCCTTACTCAGGACAGGCATTTTTTTGTGAATTTCAATGCAGGAGGGCTATTATATAATATTCCGGGCATGAGTGATGTTATGCCTTATAAAAGCAGCAGGTTCTGCGATCTTTCTGAAAAACAGATTGAAGAATACGAAAATGCTTTTTCTAAAACGCTTAAAAAAGCTGTGGAAAGATTTGAACCTGATATTATTCATTCCCATCATCTTTGGATTGTAACATCTCTTGCCAAAAGGCTTTTTCCTGAGATTCCATTAATAACAAGCTGTCACGGCTCAGATCTGCGTCAGTTCCAGAACTGTCTCCATCTTCGAAAAAAGGTTTTAAGCGGATGCAGCCAGATTGATTTTGTAATTGCCTTGAGCAAGATTCAAAAAAAAGAAATAATCCGCCTCTATGATCTGTGTTCTGAAAAAATTATTGTTGCAGGTGCAGGTTATAATGACAGGCTTTTTCATGTCAGTACAAAACCTGCTCCATATCCTGTTCAAATGGTGTATGCCGGTAAACTGAGCAATGCCAAAGGTTTGCCCTGGTTTTTACGTGCATTGGGAACAATATCTTCCCCTGCATGGCAGTTACACCTTATCGGAAGCGGCACCGGACATGAAAAGGAAAACTGCCTGAATCTGGCACATAAACTTGGAAACAGGGTTGTGATTCACGGTCCGCTTTCTCAGGAAAATCTGGCTGAAATAATGAGACAGTCCCATATCCTTGTGCTGCCTTCTTTTTATGAAGGTCTGCCCCTTGTTATCCTGGAAGGTCTGGCAAGCGGATGCAGGATTGCTGCAACAATGCTTCCAGGTACAAAAGAAATCCTGGAGGATTTTAATGCGGATTTCATAAGCCTGATAAAAATTCCCCGTCTTAGATTTATAGATCAGCCATATGAAGAAGATGAAAAACTTTTTGAGGAAAACATCAGGGATGCGGTTTTACATCAGATTAATGAAACACTCCGATGTCCCCAGATTGATCTTTCATCTGTTCAAGATAAAATTGATTCTTTTACCTGGACAGGAATATTTAAAAAGGTTCAAGATGTTTATTATAAAGCTGCCAGTGCTAGCTGAATTTTAAAATTAGATAGTTAAAATTCTTATATCAGGAGTCCTGAAGTTCCAGGCATATTGCTGCAATCCATATATCATTTTCCGGTAAGGGGCGGTCTGTTTGTCGAAGTTTTTTCCGAACAACCGCATATTTTTCTGTAATATTTTCATTAATCGGTATAAATGTAGAAAAAGAAAGAAATTTTTGTATAGCTTCACAGAACACCTGCTCTAAAAGCAATTACAGCATTAGTATCAACTGCTATTTTACCATTCGCCTTCAATTCTTGAAAACTCCTTATCTATTAATTGATACATTTCTTCAGCTTCAGCTTCATCTTTTGTCAATGTTCCAATCAAGTCTTCCAGATGCTTTTTATTTGAATGTGAGCAGAAAATAACCCATGCAGTTTCATTTTTTTTTAAACCTTTCAATGGATTAATCGGTTTAAATACATTATCTTCGTATTTTACTTGTATCATCTGATTCATTATATCCTCCATATGGTCATTGATAATCAAATACAATAATTGATTATCAGGTATTTTTATCCGTGTTTCAAGTCTTTCTTCAATAATTCATGTACAATGCTTTAATTTTAAGCCAGGTCTCCTTAACAAGATGAAAAATTACAAGCAGATTATTGTACTCTCAACCCTTATATGTTATGGATTTCAGGTTTTCAATATTGGGGTATCAGCTCTTTTTTACACGCCTTGCAGATGATTTTCTTGAAAATATGAGGCAGAAAAAGAATTTTGCGCTGGAAGAAATCAGGAAAATGATTGTTTTCCCGCAGGACTGGGAAGACAGATGGGCATTTTATAATCCTGACAGGTTTAAGCTTGAGGAAATTCTTTTTATATTTATCAGCAGAATACGCATCAGAATCCATTCGGAAAACCTGGGCCGCCTAGGTTCTGTTCTTGCAGACTGCCCCGGGCTTTTTGCAGGCAGATGGGATACGGAAACTGCAAAGGAGGCTATGTTTCAAGCTGATGCCATTCTCTATCTTCAAATCAATCCAGAGACAGGCTGCTGTTCTTGATATAAATGATATTTCTCAGGACTGCACTCTTGATATTATAAAATCTGCCCGTAATGCCAGCCGGATAGATTCATTAATACAAATGGTTGAAAAATCAGTAATTTCCAGGAAAGCAAGATCAATCTTAATTGAAAACGGGGCACGGCTTGCTGCAAATTGTCTTTTGGAAGCAGAAGGAGCTTTACAGCTCCGTGAAGACAATGCTTCTAAAAAAGAATATGATTTCAGGGTTCAGGCTGCTGAGGTTGAAACCAGTCTGAGAAAATTTCGGGGCAATTGTGCGGGAATTATTCACAGGCTGGATACTTTAACTGCTGATGAGGCTATAGCAGATGATATATGGAACAGACTGAACTGGTATATTTACTGCAGCTTCAGGGGTTTTAATTGCGGTTTACATGCTTATCACCCGGCTTTTCTGGATAAGAATAACTGCTGCTGTTGTTTTTCTCGTCAATATTATTCTTATGTTTTTAACAAAAGGAATGATTGAAAAAAGCCTGAAACAGGAAATCAGGCAAAAGCTTTTTTCCGCTCTTAATACCTTATTTTTTGAAATTAAAGATGATGTTAGAAACGAATTCAAGACCTTCACGTTTTTTTAATAGATTGAAAGGGCGTTCCCCGTTTTTCCTTATTTCCAAAGCCTTTTTTACAGCATCGCTGCCGTAAATAATTCTTTGAAAATAACCGTTGTCAAACGGAATATGACGAAATTGAGGACAGATTGCAGACCGGGGACATTCACCGGAAGAAGCCCCGCACTTAAATTCATGGCCTTCTGTTTCAATTCCTACATAATCCATTGGAATATCACATAAATCATCAAGTCTAACCTGCAATGTTTCTTTATCAAAATTTTCAGGAAGGGAAACATTGGAACTTGGAGGAGTTACCAGGTGAACTTTCTTTTCAAATATAGTTCCGTCTTTATCATGGTATGCTTCGTCAGCGGTTATCAGTTTTATATCCAAACCTATTGCTTTACCCAGATTTACCAAAGGTGAAAGAAAAAGACTGTCATGGTGATTAGCCGGTGCCATCAGAGATAACAACGGAAAACTCTGGCCTGTTTCAGCATTGATAGCGGTTAACGTATGCATTCTGTAACCGACAACATATACCGATTTATCCCTTTTGGTCCGGCGATGCCCACAGTCACAATCAAGATCATCATAGATTTTGATCTTGCGGCCTTTGACAGTTATTGAAGCCAATAATTCCTGGCGTTCAACTGCCAATTCGGTTGAATCAACACAATGCAGATTTTTATCGCTCAACAAACCGGTCTGCATGAACAAATAAAGGATATAAACCGTTAAGTTGACCATTTGTTTAAAGGACAGGCTGTTCCTGAACTGACATAGTTGAACATGGCTTAGAGTTTGATTCCTGTTCAGAGGCAATCCAATAAAAGCCCGGTTCTGATTGTTACCCATTCCGATATAATCACTGGTCTGCTTATGTCCTTTATAATTTTTATCATCTCCACAGAATTTGCGATAGCTTATTTCAGGATGCTTGATTGCTTTCAGCAATTCAGCCCGGAGATAATTATGGGGAAACAGCTCACGCATGGCCGGCGTATAACCATCATATGACAGAATCTTGTCAATGATTCTAAGTTCTTCATCCTGAAGATGCAGAGGATGCTTTGGGGAAGAATTCAGTTTGAAGAATTGGCCGCTGGTATGCGCTTCAATAAATTGACCCATTTCCTCAAGAGTCATTATTCCGGCTGTGGGCAGCTGATTTGCTATACCCAATAGTTCAGGCACAGTAAATTCTATCTCCTGTTTAAAATCATAGCTCTGAATAACTTCATCTAATACTTTTTTGGCGATAGTTTTCTTTTCTTTTTTTGTAAGGCTATGCCAATTAGGGTATTCTTTTTTCAATTGTTTGTTTACATGTTTTTTGATAGCTTTGTAATGTATAATTTCATCCTCACAGTTTAAAATATTAATTTATTTGAATTTGCTTGTATTATAGAGGCTATTTCATAATTAAGCAACTGATTTTATAGTTTAATACTGCTATTGTTTTAACACCTTTTTGTAATAATTTTATTGAAAGTTTTGAGATAAAAAATGAATTGATAAAAATTTCTGGTGGGTCAATTTATGTTAGCATACATGGGTCATTTTTTTGCAAAATATGCTTCAACAGCACCGCATAAATACCTGAAAGATGTTTTCCTGTCAGTGCCTCGTCTGACAGGTTCTCAATGTAAATATTCTCATATAAATCCCCATGTACAGTCCCGCGATCTTAAAAATGCCCTGAATCTTTTAACAGAGGCCCGATGTCTGCATCAGGTTTTTCATTCAAGCGGTATGGATATTCCTCTGGAATCACAGGTAAATCCAAAAAAATTCAAATTGTTGTTTCTTGATGTGGGCCTGATGCAGAGAGCCCTCGGGCTTGACAGCCAATTAATGCTTGAAAAAGATATTATGACTATACTGACCACCGCCATAAAAGGAGTGCCAAACTGAAAGTTTGGCAATGAAAAAGGGCTGATGTTACTGCCAAACTTTCAGTTTGGCACTCCTTAAAAAGTTCAATTTATGATGGTTTGAAGTATATAAACAGGGGGAGTGTGTCAGAACAATTTATTGGCCAGCAGCTCATGGCTTCAATAAGCTGCTATGAAGATAAAAAATTATATTTCTGGACAAGAGAGAAAAAAACAGCAATGCAGAAGTGGATTATCTGGCCAGCCTGGACTCTGCGGTTTTTCCAATAGAAGTAAAATCCGGTAAAACAGGAACCCTGAAAAGTCTGCGGCTTTTCCTTGACGAACATCCTGAATGTCCTTTTGGAATAAGGTTTTCCATGAATGAACTGTCCATACATGACCAGGTGCTTTCAATTCCTCTGTATATGGCAGAGCAATGGAAAAGGTTATGCGCTGAGATTATGGATTCCTGATTTATGTATATCATCCAGTGTCTTCCTGATAACCCCTGCCACCTCTCTTTTAAACAGGGGTTTGCTAATAACTTCTTTGATGCCTATTACCATTGCTTTTTCTTTTGTAATTAACCGGCTGAACCCGGTTACGAGAATAAGAGGAATATCAGGTTTAATCTCAAGCATTTTCTGGGCCAGGGTTATCCCGGTCATCCTGGGCATGGTCATATCAGTAA from the Desulfonema limicola genome contains:
- a CDS encoding DUF4143 domain-containing protein, whose translation is MLAYMGHFFAKYASTAPHKYLKDVFLSVPRLTGSQCKYSHINPHVQSRDLKNALNLLTEARCLHQVFHSSGMDIPLESQVNPKKFKLLFLDVGLMQRALGLDSQLMLEKDIMTILTTAIKGVPN
- a CDS encoding substrate-binding periplasmic protein, producing MQKNFQKKFVCLAALITVFLFTNVYAETILVYGNVDKPPKQWTEKDGTLKGIWIDIMKAVNSEVKDIQFKIDLQPWKRAYKGGTEGKNALMGLFYNEERGKIFEYSDPVLEEQVVIAVKKGNEFKFENLEDLKGKTIGIYATTSYGIDWEKAVDSGVINVQEDYDNAQRLVRIAAGKLDGGVFNPGAAAVKMFCRQKEELDFNMFSILENPVLSRNSYFVIAKSLNRKDIIEKFNNGLKAVKASGKYQEIIDSYLK
- a CDS encoding glycosyltransferase family 4 protein gives rise to the protein MNKFKKLKILHLLSQRPDSTGSGIYIQAMIRESEAWGHENFLVAGVQADHCTETFCLTQDRHFFVNFNAGGLLYNIPGMSDVMPYKSSRFCDLSEKQIEEYENAFSKTLKKAVERFEPDIIHSHHLWIVTSLAKRLFPEIPLITSCHGSDLRQFQNCLHLRKKVLSGCSQIDFVIALSKIQKKEIIRLYDLCSEKIIVAGAGYNDRLFHVSTKPAPYPVQMVYAGKLSNAKGLPWFLRALGTISSPAWQLHLIGSGTGHEKENCLNLAHKLGNRVVIHGPLSQENLAEIMRQSHILVLPSFYEGLPLVILEGLASGCRIAATMLPGTKEILEDFNADFISLIKIPRLRFIDQPYEEDEKLFEENIRDAVLHQINETLRCPQIDLSSVQDKIDSFTWTGIFKKVQDVYYKAASAS
- a CDS encoding antitoxin AF2212-like protein, which produces MNQMIQVKYEDNVFKPINPLKGLKKNETAWVIFCSHSNKKHLEDLIGTLTKDEAEAEEMYQLIDKEFSRIEGEW
- a CDS encoding transposase, with product MPELLGIANQLPTAGIMTLEEMGQFIEAHTSGQFFKLNSSPKHPLHLQDEELRIIDKILSYDGYTPAMRELFPHNYLRAELLKAIKHPEISYRKFCGDDKNYKGHKQTSDYIGMGNNQNRAFIGLPLNRNQTLSHVQLCQFRNSLSFKQMVNLTVYILYLFMQTGLLSDKNLHCVDSTELAVERQELLASITVKGRKIKIYDDLDCDCGHRRTKRDKSVYVVGYRMHTLTAINAETGQSFPLLSLMAPANHHDSLFLSPLVNLGKAIGLDIKLITADEAYHDKDGTIFEKKVHLVTPPSSNVSLPENFDKETLQVRLDDLCDIPMDYVGIETEGHEFKCGASSGECPRSAICPQFRHIPFDNGYFQRIIYGSDAVKKALEIRKNGERPFNLLKKREGLEFVSNIIFNFKK
- a CDS encoding response regulator, producing the protein MKSRLIIVEDHRILREGLRAMLCSNPDFDIVGEAENGMDAVRCARQYQPDLMLIDLSMPKMDGLDAISEIKNISPNTRILVLTVHKAEEYVFAALKAGANGYLLKDATHNELRLAVENVLAGKTYISPGISERLVQYFLNGRKDPEPDTALDILTQRERQILKLIAEGNKNKGISDYLCISIKTVEKHRSNLMKKLDLHNASELTAFAIQKGLVTK